A genome region from Trichocoleus sp. includes the following:
- a CDS encoding SDR family oxidoreductase translates to MMATQNQIVLITGASSGIGAACAKAFAQAGAKLILVARRFDRLENLAAALNQAHGTETHLLQLDVSDRSQVESTLLNLPEPWSEIDILINNAGLSRGLSKLHQGSIPDWEEMIDINVKGLLYVTRTLLPGMVQRARGHIINIGSVAGHQTYPNGNVYCATKAAVRALSEGMKIDLLGTPVRISSVDPGMVETEFSEVRFHGDAERAKQVYQDTTPLTADDIADVVLFCATRPPHVNINEILVMPTDQATPTLVYRRASGTP, encoded by the coding sequence ATGATGGCGACGCAAAATCAAATTGTGCTGATTACAGGAGCCAGTAGTGGCATTGGGGCAGCCTGCGCTAAAGCCTTTGCCCAAGCAGGCGCGAAACTCATTCTAGTAGCCAGACGGTTCGATCGCCTTGAAAATCTTGCAGCAGCATTAAACCAGGCCCATGGAACCGAGACACATCTCCTTCAACTTGATGTGAGCGATCGTTCTCAGGTTGAATCCACCCTTCTGAATCTTCCTGAACCCTGGTCAGAGATAGATATTCTCATCAACAACGCAGGGTTAAGCCGAGGGCTGAGCAAACTCCATCAGGGCAGCATTCCAGATTGGGAGGAAATGATTGATATTAATGTTAAAGGCTTGCTATATGTAACGCGCACCCTCCTACCCGGAATGGTACAGCGAGCACGAGGGCACATCATCAATATTGGTTCTGTTGCCGGTCACCAAACTTATCCCAACGGCAACGTTTACTGCGCGACGAAAGCAGCAGTCCGGGCACTCTCAGAAGGAATGAAGATTGACCTACTGGGAACACCAGTCCGCATCAGTTCTGTTGATCCGGGGATGGTTGAGACCGAGTTCAGTGAAGTACGATTTCACGGAGATGCAGAACGCGCCAAGCAAGTTTATCAGGATACAACACCCCTAACGGCTGACGATATTGCAGACGTTGTTTTGTTTTGTGCGACTCGTCCCCCTCACGTCAATATCAACGAAATATTAGTCATGCCCACAGACCAAGCAACCCCAACTCTCGTTTATCGACGAGCTTCAGGGACGCCTTAA
- a CDS encoding VOC family protein codes for MNAALFHLAFPVTNIEQTKVFYVDGLGCAVGRENQHSIILSLCGHQLVAHLTSEPLLPQKGIYPRHFGLIFTAATDWENLLDRAQHQTLKFYQQPKHRFPNSPLEHRTFFLEDPFYNLMEFKYYVYPSAIFGEVEYAQIGDRV; via the coding sequence ATGAATGCAGCACTGTTTCATTTAGCATTTCCAGTCACTAACATTGAGCAAACGAAGGTGTTTTATGTCGATGGGTTAGGCTGTGCAGTGGGGCGCGAAAATCAGCACTCGATTATCTTAAGTTTGTGTGGTCATCAGTTGGTTGCTCATCTTACTTCAGAACCGCTCCTGCCCCAGAAGGGCATCTACCCTCGCCATTTTGGATTGATCTTCACGGCAGCAACAGATTGGGAAAATTTACTCGATCGTGCTCAGCATCAAACACTCAAATTTTATCAACAGCCCAAGCATCGCTTTCCCAACTCTCCGCTCGAACACCGCACCTTCTTTTTGGAAGACCCGTTTTATAACCTGATGGAGTTCAAATATTATGTTTATCCATCTGCCATTTTCGGAGAAGTGGAATATGCCCAAATTGGCGATCGGGTTTAG
- a CDS encoding FecR domain-containing protein: MIRHSIALFVTVLSGTLVFSANAQAETSLNRAVLEAVRNQVQVLRRDQSPRSARISDVVTPGEGVSTARASLAELRFNDGSLGRLGEQAVFWFTPGSRNFRLSNGTALFLIPPGQGRTRVQTPNATAGIQGSALFVRYIPETDTTLIGALTDSGIEVFNRDASQRQPLRGGQIAVAIGDQIERVYDFDLRTFYETSELVRGLAPTSRPASAETTERNPGQNEQRRAMVEVQAEMQTAIEQQPILPVSQTIDTPSFVRLPEPSAEEPARPANRAPEATPSNPAQGSASEPLDRLNLESAPSSQNRLEQVITDPRADDRQNSDSDRPGAGRPDNPGVGRPNPPIIDGPSNPAYGTAQPGGGARPGDDVNESPGYGSGQPAVDDRPGNGNGRPDNPGNGNPDRPGDNGGGPTIDDRPGNGNGRPNNPGNGNGNPGNGNGNGRPDNPGNSNGNPGNGNGNGNPGNGNGNGNGNGNGNGNVGNGRPGNSGNSNGNSGNGNGNGNSNSGNGRPGNSGNSNGNGNSGNGRPGNSGNGNSGNGRPNQANGSDRPYTDDYANHGNDDDGSGSSTDGSIAENPDSHEDQPDISDRPGYENHPPNMSDRPEHEHVHVHDRIGIGNHGEYGSFNADTGDRMGHGNHHGYSSLRPDIGERSENNRSSSNHRGYGSFRPNVGDRANDRPKTNSDLAYGSFRPNMDDYSGKQ; encoded by the coding sequence ATGATTCGTCACTCGATTGCCCTTTTTGTCACGGTTTTATCTGGCACGCTGGTGTTTTCAGCGAATGCTCAGGCTGAAACTTCCTTGAATCGTGCGGTGCTTGAGGCAGTTCGGAATCAGGTTCAGGTCTTACGACGGGATCAGTCTCCTCGATCGGCGCGCATCTCGGACGTCGTGACACCGGGTGAAGGGGTATCAACGGCGCGGGCATCGCTGGCAGAGCTTCGCTTCAATGATGGCTCTCTGGGACGACTGGGCGAACAGGCGGTGTTTTGGTTTACCCCTGGAAGCCGCAATTTTCGCCTCTCCAATGGAACTGCTCTGTTTTTAATTCCACCAGGACAAGGAAGAACCCGCGTCCAAACGCCCAATGCCACTGCGGGAATTCAGGGTTCTGCTTTATTCGTTCGCTACATTCCCGAAACCGATACAACGCTCATTGGAGCCTTAACGGATAGCGGCATTGAAGTTTTCAATCGCGATGCATCACAGCGGCAGCCGCTCCGTGGCGGGCAGATTGCAGTGGCGATCGGTGATCAAATTGAGCGCGTCTACGATTTCGATCTTAGAACCTTCTATGAAACCAGCGAACTAGTTCGAGGGCTTGCACCTACTAGCAGACCAGCTTCAGCAGAGACAACGGAGCGCAACCCTGGGCAGAATGAACAGCGCCGAGCAATGGTTGAGGTTCAGGCAGAGATGCAAACTGCGATCGAACAGCAGCCGATACTACCAGTTAGTCAAACGATCGACACTCCCAGTTTCGTCCGATTACCCGAGCCCTCTGCTGAAGAGCCCGCCCGCCCTGCAAATCGTGCCCCTGAGGCAACTCCTAGTAATCCGGCTCAAGGTTCTGCCAGTGAACCACTGGATCGGCTTAATCTAGAGTCTGCCCCTTCTTCTCAAAACCGCTTAGAACAGGTCATAACTGATCCGCGAGCAGACGATCGACAGAATTCTGACAGCGATCGTCCTGGTGCAGGTAGGCCTGACAATCCGGGCGTGGGTAGACCCAATCCCCCCATCATTGATGGACCCAGTAATCCCGCTTATGGCACTGCTCAACCTGGTGGAGGTGCTCGTCCAGGCGATGATGTAAACGAAAGCCCTGGATATGGCAGTGGTCAACCTGCTGTAGATGATCGTCCGGGCAACGGGAACGGTAGACCTGATAATCCGGGGAATGGCAATCCCGATCGCCCTGGTGATAATGGCGGTGGACCCACCATAGACGATCGTCCGGGCAACGGGAACGGTAGACCTAATAATCCGGGAAACGGCAACGGCAATCCTGGGAATGGAAATGGAAATGGTAGACCTGACAATCCAGGCAATAGCAACGGCAATCCTGGAAATGGGAACGGCAACGGCAATCCTGGGAATGGAAATGGGAATGGAAATGGGAATGGGAATGGGAACGGCAATGTAGGAAATGGTAGACCGGGTAATTCGGGCAATAGCAACGGTAATTCGGGAAATGGAAACGGGAACGGGAATAGTAATTCGGGAAATGGCAGACCCGGTAATTCGGGCAATAGCAATGGCAACGGCAATTCGGGAAATGGCAGACCCGGTAATTCGGGCAACGGCAATTCGGGAAATGGCAGACCGAATCAGGCAAATGGGAGCGATCGACCCTATACCGATGATTATGCGAACCATGGAAATGATGATGATGGATCAGGTAGCTCCACAGATGGCAGCATTGCCGAGAACCCTGATTCTCATGAGGATCAGCCTGACATAAGCGATCGTCCTGGATATGAGAATCACCCACCCAATATGAGCGATCGTCCAGAACATGAGCATGTCCATGTTCATGACAGAATCGGCATAGGCAACCATGGTGAATATGGCAGCTTCAACGCTGATACAGGCGATCGTATGGGGCATGGCAATCACCACGGATATAGCAGCCTGAGACCTGATATTGGCGAGCGTTCGGAAAACAACCGATCTAGCAGCAACCACCGCGGATATGGCAGCTTTAGACCAAACGTGGGCGATCGGGCAAATGATCGACCGAAGACGAACAGTGATCTTGCCTATGGCAGTTTTAGACCAAACATGGACGACTATTCAGGAAAACAGTGA
- a CDS encoding serine/threonine-protein kinase, protein MNKNSSSLAAKANSSAQRGTTAADRRWFKRGDWGRRLVGVWAISAAAATALNLGLVQLLERQGQTLFFDVRGTVTPPSNIVILAIDESSLSQGEFYHSDPQKYTALEPIQAWPWKRAAYAAVINKVMAAGAKAVAIDVLFSTPSSYGEADDRVLAQTIRQHKERVILAARYAETETPQGYSVQLTTPLPSFCDRSDCTGFINYLIEPDNRIHRFSEQFLQQLLINTPEESLPQVPSLDAATLQVAQMPHRPDIGESIFFYGPAQTFEHIPFWTVLDPSAWKTTLRSGDLFKNKIVLIGSTASIHQDFHAAPFSKSWLHPQPMSGVEIHANAIATLQEGRAIREAMPQAPLRGLFVFVGVVGAGWVFTRSKSPLRRLGWAIGLAAVWMGVGYGLFVQAGILIPTAVPVGVLVLSGLSQLVAGTVKEQLTKRQLRDTLKQYVTSPIVQEIISQHDDLQDLLRERELALAGKILASRYQIVRVLGSGGFSETYVAVDLLRPGKPQCVVKQLRVFSDNPNTLKQAQRLFAIEAETLERLGRHEQIPQLLASFDENDEFYLVQEYVEGHPLVMEILPRRAMSEAKVVKLLHDLLNVLSFVHSQGVIHRDLKPSNIIRRQADDKLILIDFGVAKRITNQLAESSNTKFTIAVGTPGYMPSEQSAGRPHFNSDIYALGMIAIEALTGESPHTFNQNPKTGEIRWRQQAEFVDSKLATILDRMVHHDFMQRYRSVQDVQLDLEALYPLMNFPDDTNTLLKKETTKGDVFNETLNPEEEEEEALQGVTMPLPEDWLNQ, encoded by the coding sequence ATGAACAAAAACTCATCTTCTTTAGCTGCGAAAGCAAACAGTTCTGCTCAGCGTGGAACGACGGCTGCCGATCGTCGCTGGTTCAAACGAGGAGACTGGGGACGAAGACTGGTTGGAGTTTGGGCAATTTCGGCGGCGGCGGCAACTGCTCTTAATCTGGGACTGGTACAGTTGCTAGAACGGCAGGGGCAAACTCTGTTTTTTGATGTGCGTGGAACAGTCACACCACCGTCTAACATTGTGATTCTAGCGATCGACGAAAGCTCGCTGTCACAGGGCGAATTTTATCACTCTGACCCGCAAAAATATACTGCACTGGAGCCAATTCAAGCTTGGCCGTGGAAGCGTGCTGCTTATGCTGCGGTTATTAACAAAGTCATGGCGGCAGGGGCAAAAGCCGTGGCGATCGATGTGTTGTTTTCCACGCCAAGCAGCTATGGGGAAGCAGACGATCGGGTGCTGGCTCAGACAATTCGGCAACACAAAGAGCGAGTTATTTTAGCCGCCCGATATGCTGAGACTGAAACTCCGCAAGGCTATAGCGTTCAACTCACAACGCCCCTACCCTCGTTTTGCGATCGTTCAGACTGTACCGGGTTCATTAATTACTTGATTGAACCAGACAACCGAATTCATCGATTCAGTGAGCAGTTCTTGCAGCAGCTTTTAATCAATACTCCAGAAGAGAGTTTGCCCCAAGTTCCATCCTTGGATGCTGCAACGTTGCAGGTCGCCCAAATGCCTCATCGCCCAGATATTGGCGAATCAATCTTTTTCTACGGCCCTGCCCAGACCTTTGAGCACATCCCATTTTGGACAGTCCTTGACCCCAGTGCCTGGAAAACAACGCTGCGATCGGGTGACCTCTTTAAGAACAAAATTGTTTTGATTGGTTCGACTGCCAGCATCCATCAAGACTTTCATGCGGCTCCTTTCTCCAAGAGCTGGCTTCATCCACAGCCGATGTCTGGTGTTGAAATTCACGCGAATGCAATTGCAACATTGCAAGAAGGTAGAGCCATTCGGGAGGCAATGCCGCAGGCTCCACTGAGGGGGTTGTTTGTGTTTGTTGGGGTGGTGGGTGCTGGTTGGGTCTTCACTCGATCGAAGTCGCCTTTGCGTCGTTTGGGGTGGGCGATCGGTCTGGCAGCCGTTTGGATGGGGGTGGGCTATGGTTTGTTTGTTCAGGCAGGCATCCTGATACCCACGGCAGTTCCGGTGGGCGTGTTGGTGTTGAGCGGTTTATCTCAATTGGTGGCTGGAACCGTTAAAGAACAGCTCACCAAGCGGCAACTTCGCGACACGCTGAAGCAATATGTTACTTCTCCGATCGTCCAGGAGATTATTAGCCAGCATGATGATTTACAGGATTTGTTGCGAGAGCGCGAGTTAGCCCTGGCGGGCAAAATTTTGGCAAGTCGGTATCAAATTGTTCGCGTCTTGGGGTCAGGAGGGTTTAGTGAAACCTATGTTGCTGTTGACTTACTGCGACCAGGCAAGCCTCAGTGCGTTGTGAAGCAACTTCGAGTATTTAGTGATAATCCCAATACGCTCAAACAGGCACAGCGGCTCTTTGCGATCGAGGCAGAAACGCTAGAACGGTTAGGACGGCATGAGCAAATTCCGCAACTGCTGGCATCTTTTGATGAAAACGATGAGTTTTATCTAGTGCAGGAATATGTGGAAGGGCATCCTCTGGTGATGGAGATCCTGCCGCGTCGAGCAATGTCTGAAGCAAAAGTCGTGAAGCTGCTGCATGACCTACTTAATGTGTTGTCATTTGTTCACAGTCAAGGGGTGATTCACCGCGACCTCAAGCCTTCCAACATTATTCGGCGACAGGCAGACGATAAGCTGATTTTGATTGATTTTGGCGTTGCAAAAAGAATTACAAACCAGCTTGCAGAAAGCAGCAACACAAAGTTTACGATTGCGGTTGGCACGCCTGGCTATATGCCCAGTGAACAATCTGCGGGTAGACCCCATTTCAATAGCGATATCTATGCGCTTGGAATGATTGCCATTGAAGCCTTAACCGGAGAATCGCCGCATACTTTCAACCAAAACCCGAAAACAGGCGAAATTCGCTGGAGGCAGCAAGCTGAATTTGTCGATTCAAAGCTGGCAACAATCCTCGATCGAATGGTGCATCACGATTTTATGCAACGGTATCGATCGGTTCAGGACGTACAGCTTGATCTGGAAGCACTCTACCCACTCATGAATTTCCCTGATGACACAAACACCCTTCTGAAAAAGGAAACAACAAAGGGAGATGTTTTCAACGAAACACTCAATCCGGAAGAGGAAGAGGAAGAGGCTTTACAGGGAGTAACGATGCCGCTTCCAGAAGACTGGTTAAACCAATAG